Proteins encoded together in one Prevotella scopos JCM 17725 window:
- the glgP gene encoding alpha-glucan family phosphorylase produces MKIKSDYSNEPQWKEVTVKSTLPKELACLDELAHNMWWAWNYEARNMFKALDEELYEEVGHNPVQLLERLSYDRKEAIVKDKKLMKQVNDVYKKFRIYMDVKPNKKRSSVAYFCMEFGLNQALKIYSGGLGILAGDYIKEASDSNVDFCAVGFLYRFGYFTQSLSMDGQQIAKYDAQNFNSLPIERELDENGNQVVVDVPYRNYMVHALVWRVNVGRIKLYLLDTDNDMNSEYDRPITHSLYGGDWENRLKQEILLGIGGILTLKKLGIKKDIYHCNEGHAALCNLQRLCDYIESGLTFNQAMELVRASSLYTVHTPVPAGHDYFDEELFGKYMGDYPAKLGISWDEFIGMGRTNPDDHSERFCMSTFACNTCQEVNGVSRLHGWVSQKMFAPLWKGYFPEENAVGYVTNGVHLPTWTATEWRKVYDKYFDESFMSDQSNESIWHAIYNVPDSEIWETRMALKQKLIKYIRDKFTKQWLRNQGDPAKVVSILERINPNALMIGFCRRFATYKRAHLLFTDLERLEKIVNNPERPVLFFFSGKAHPADGAGQGLIKRIFEISRMPQFLGKIIFLEDYDMQLARRLVSGVDIWMNTPTRPLEASGTSGEKAEMNGVVNLSVLDGWWVEGYREGAGWALPEKRTYQNQGYQDQLDAATIYGLLENEIAPLYFNKNQEGYSEDWVKVVKNSIATIAPHYTMKRQLDDYYDKFYESQAKRSHKLEANDNKLAKEIALWKESVAERWDSIYVVSKDEDALQDISTGHKIKVTYVIDEQGLNNAVGLELVFLKNAPVDDVNIHKVIPFKMVKTEGNHYTFEATFDATEAGAYKCAVRMYPKNDLLPHRQDFAYVKWIG; encoded by the coding sequence ATGAAAATTAAATCAGATTATTCCAACGAACCTCAGTGGAAAGAGGTAACTGTAAAGTCAACTCTGCCAAAGGAATTGGCATGTCTTGATGAGCTTGCTCACAATATGTGGTGGGCATGGAATTACGAAGCACGCAACATGTTCAAAGCTCTTGATGAGGAACTCTATGAAGAGGTTGGACATAATCCTGTTCAGCTCCTTGAGCGTCTTAGCTATGACCGCAAGGAAGCTATCGTAAAGGACAAGAAGCTGATGAAGCAGGTGAATGATGTCTATAAGAAGTTCCGTATTTATATGGACGTTAAGCCTAATAAGAAGCGTTCTTCTGTAGCTTATTTCTGTATGGAGTTTGGTCTTAACCAAGCTTTGAAGATTTATTCTGGTGGTCTTGGTATATTGGCAGGTGACTACATTAAGGAGGCTTCTGACTCTAATGTAGATTTCTGTGCTGTAGGTTTCCTCTATCGCTTTGGTTACTTCACACAGAGTCTTTCTATGGATGGACAGCAGATTGCTAAGTATGATGCACAGAACTTCAACTCTCTTCCTATTGAGCGTGAGCTTGATGAGAACGGAAATCAGGTTGTTGTTGATGTTCCTTACCGTAACTATATGGTACACGCACTTGTATGGCGTGTAAACGTTGGACGTATTAAGCTTTACTTGCTCGATACAGACAACGATATGAACTCAGAGTACGATCGCCCTATCACTCACTCACTCTATGGTGGTGACTGGGAGAACCGTTTGAAGCAAGAGATTCTGCTCGGTATCGGTGGTATTCTTACCTTGAAGAAATTGGGTATCAAGAAGGATATCTATCACTGCAATGAAGGTCACGCAGCTCTTTGTAATCTCCAGCGTCTTTGCGACTACATTGAGAGTGGCTTGACATTTAATCAGGCTATGGAGCTTGTACGTGCTTCATCACTTTATACCGTTCATACTCCTGTACCAGCAGGTCACGACTACTTCGATGAGGAACTCTTCGGTAAGTATATGGGTGATTATCCTGCAAAACTCGGTATTTCTTGGGATGAGTTCATCGGTATGGGTCGTACCAATCCTGATGATCACAGCGAGCGTTTCTGTATGAGTACCTTCGCTTGTAACACCTGTCAGGAGGTCAATGGTGTATCAAGACTTCATGGTTGGGTAAGCCAGAAGATGTTTGCTCCATTGTGGAAGGGTTATTTCCCAGAGGAGAATGCTGTAGGTTATGTTACCAATGGTGTACACCTCCCAACATGGACAGCAACAGAGTGGCGTAAGGTTTACGATAAGTACTTCGATGAAAGTTTCATGAGCGACCAGAGCAATGAGTCTATCTGGCACGCAATCTATAATGTTCCAGATTCAGAAATCTGGGAGACACGTATGGCATTGAAGCAGAAACTTATCAAGTATATCCGTGATAAGTTCACCAAGCAGTGGCTCCGCAATCAGGGTGATCCAGCTAAGGTTGTATCTATCCTTGAGCGTATTAACCCTAACGCATTGATGATTGGTTTCTGTCGTCGCTTTGCAACTTACAAGCGTGCACACTTGCTCTTCACCGACCTTGAGCGTTTGGAGAAAATAGTAAACAACCCAGAGCGCCCAGTTCTGTTCTTCTTCTCAGGTAAGGCACATCCTGCTGATGGTGCAGGTCAGGGACTTATCAAGCGTATCTTCGAGATTTCACGTATGCCACAGTTCCTCGGTAAGATTATCTTCCTTGAGGATTACGATATGCAGTTGGCTCGTCGTCTCGTATCAGGTGTTGACATCTGGATGAATACACCAACTCGTCCACTCGAGGCAAGTGGTACATCTGGTGAGAAGGCAGAGATGAACGGTGTTGTTAACCTCTCAGTACTTGATGGCTGGTGGGTTGAAGGCTACCGTGAGGGAGCTGGATGGGCATTGCCAGAGAAGCGTACCTATCAGAATCAGGGTTATCAGGACCAGCTTGATGCAGCTACTATCTACGGTCTGCTTGAGAATGAGATTGCTCCTCTCTACTTCAATAAGAATCAAGAAGGCTACTCAGAGGATTGGGTTAAGGTTGTAAAGAACTCTATTGCAACTATTGCCCCTCATTATACAATGAAGCGTCAGCTTGACGACTATTATGACAAGTTCTATGAGAGTCAGGCTAAGCGTTCTCATAAGCTTGAGGCTAATGACAATAAACTTGCTAAAGAGATTGCTCTTTGGAAGGAGTCTGTTGCTGAGCGTTGGGACAGCATCTATGTTGTATCTAAGGACGAGGATGCTTTGCAGGATATTTCTACAGGTCATAAGATTAAGGTTACTTACGTTATCGACGAGCAGGGCTTGAACAATGCTGTAGGTCTTGAGTTGGTATTCTTAAAGAATGCACCAGTTGATGACGTTAACATCCACAAGGTAATCCCATTCAAGATGGTGAAGACAGAGGGTAATCACTATACTTTCGAGGCTACTTTCGATGCAACAGAGGCAG